The following are encoded in a window of Oncorhynchus nerka isolate Pitt River unplaced genomic scaffold, Oner_Uvic_2.0 unplaced_scaffold_3389, whole genome shotgun sequence genomic DNA:
- the LOC135566785 gene encoding uncharacterized PE-PGRS family protein PE_PGRS10-like, with protein sequence MQGGEIQHLWVGTRYHIQITVLVRLVAASCRRSVCLEEPLQSTGGVGGWRSPCSLQEGWRGAAGASAVYRRGGGLEEPLQSTGGLGGWRSPCSLQEGWGGGLQEPLQSTGGLGVSVFGGASAVYRRGGLEEPLQSTGGGLEEPLQSTGGLGSVCLEEPLQSTGGLGGCRSLCSLQEGWGSVCLEEPLQSTGGLGGAGGASAVYRRAGVSVFGGASAVYRRGSECLEEPLQSTGGVAAGASAVYRRAGGAAGASAVYRRDGGSVCFWRSLCSLQEGWGALRSLCSLQEGWGGQCVWRSLCSLQEGWGGLQEPLQSTGGLGSVCLEEPLQSTGGLGAGGASAVYRRGVSVFGGASAVYRRGSVCLEEPLQSTGGGQCVCRSLCSLQEGWEGGAGGASAVHRRGSVCLEEPLQSTGGGGCD encoded by the coding sequence atGCAGGGTGGGGAGATTCAGCACCTTTGGGTCGGTACCAGGTACCATATTCAAATCACTGTACTGGTCAGactagtggctgcatcatgtagGAGGTCAGTGTGTTTGGAGGAGCCCCTGCAGTCTACAGGAGGGGTGGGGGGCTGGAGGAGCCCCTGCagtctacaggagggctggagggGGGCTGCAGGAGCCTCTGCAGTCTACAGGAGGGGTGGGGGGCTGGAGGAGCCCCTGCAGTctacaggagggctggggggCTGGAGGAGCCCCTGCAGTctacaggagggctgggggggggggctgcaggagcctctgcagtctacaggagggctgggggtCAGTGTGTTTGGAGGAGCCTCTGCAGTCTACAGGAGGGGGGGGCTGGAGGAGCCTCTGCAGTCTACAGGAGGAGGGCTGGAGGAGCCTCTGCAGTCTACAGGAGGGCTGGGGTCAGTGTGTTTGGAGGAGCCTCTGCAGTctacaggagggctggggggCTGCAGGAGCCTCTGCAGTctacaggagggctgggggtcagtgtgtttggaggagcctctgcagtctacaggagggctggggggGGCTGGAGGAGCCTCTGCAGTCTACAGGAGGGCTGGGGTCAGTGTGTTTGGAGGAGCCTCTGCAGTCTACAGGAGGGGGTCAGAATGTTTGGAGGAGCCTCTGCAGTCTACAGGAGGGGTGGCTGCAGGAGCCTCTGCAGTctacaggagggctggggggGCTGCAGGAGCCTCTGCAGTCTACAGGAGGGATGGGGGGTCAGTGTGTTTTTGGAGGAGCCTCTGCAGTctacaggagggctggggggCGCTGAGGAGCCTCTGCAGTCTACAGGAGGGATGGGGGGGTCAGTGTGTTTGGAGGAGCCTCTGCAGTctacaggagggctggggggGGCTGCAGGAGCCTCTGCAGTCTACAGGAGGGCTGGGGTCAGTGTGTTTGGAGGAGCCTCTGCAGTCTACAGGAGGGCTGGGGGCTGGAGGAGCCTCTGCAGTCTACAGGAGGGGGGTCAGTGTGTTTGGAGGAGCCTCTGCAGTCTACAGGAGGGGGTCAGTGTGTTTGGAGGAGCCTCTGCAGTCTACAGGAGGGGGTCAGTGTGTTTGCAGGAGCCTCTGCAGTCTACAGGAGGGCTGGGAGGGGGGGGCTGGAGGAGCCTCTGCAGTCCACAGGAGGGGGTCAGTGTGTTTGGAGGAGCCTCTGCAGTCTACAGGAGGGGGGGGGTGTGACTAA